The Corynebacterium callunae DSM 20147 genomic sequence GTGTGCTCGCGTTGGAGTGGGTGCAAAAAAACATTGAGTTTTTCGGCGGCGATCCCACCAATGTCACCTTGATCGGCCAGTCCGCGGGCGCTGGTATTGCGCTCTGGCTTACTCGCCTTGACCACTATAAAGGCGCTTTTCGACGCGTGGTTGCGCTCTCCCCCAGCTTCCCGCGCCAGCCATTTCAGGCCCGAAAGGGTGCTTTGCGACGCAGCCTCGGAAAACCAGTCACTCGCAAAGCATTAGCTGCCTTGGATCCCGCAAAACTAGCAAAGAGTTATGGGCGATTTAAGCGACGCTTTTTTAATGATCTGCCCTTAGGGCCTTTTCCTTATGACCCCAATGAATTAGCCGATATTGACCTCATCATTTCCTCTACCCGCGATGAAATGTATCACCACGAGCTGGGGCAAAAACTAGATCAGCGTGGTGTTGGTACCAAACTCATTGCTCGCTTATTGGGTATTAAAAATGTCAATGATTACCTCAAAGCTGCGCGCACTATTGATTCCCGGGTGGTGGGTCGAACCATTGGTGATGCCATGATCAGAAAATATGTCGCGCAGACAGAAAAAGGCTGGTGGATTGAGTTCCCCGGGAGACATTGTGAAGACCTCACCTTAATCTTCCAACAAGATTCACAGGCACATCACATTATTGCTGATTTTGCGCGCGCTAAAAA encodes the following:
- a CDS encoding alpha/beta fold hydrolase, coding for MSVTSVTITCPAGQITGEPHYFRSIPYASAQPFADAQKLPPRDIDARGTVQGLQLSVATPEARFGADLPVIVYIHGGGYDSGSRFEPRTAPEFMVSQGFVVVAVDYRLSLEGFVRFHDDEPHRYRGIDDCVLALEWVQKNIEFFGGDPTNVTLIGQSAGAGIALWLTRLDHYKGAFRRVVALSPSFPRQPFQARKGALRRSLGKPVTRKALAALDPAKLAKSYGRFKRRFFNDLPLGPFPYDPNELADIDLIISSTRDEMYHHELGQKLDQRGVGTKLIARLLGIKNVNDYLKAARTIDSRVVGRTIGDAMIRKYVAQTEKGWWIEFPGRHCEDLTLIFQQDSQAHHIIADFARAKKPTWPLYEPTKRQALSLVDGHAKVVSDPLKMVRLAF